The genomic stretch CTGCACCGGGAGATGCACGACCGGGCGGCCGGGTTGGCCGCCACCGCCGGGCGAGGCCAAACCCTGGCGCGGGTCGACTACGACGCCTTCATGGACCAGACCCGGACCTTCGTCGCCCAGACCCGGCGGCTGGAAAAGGCTTTCGCCCACGCCTCGTCGGACCTGGACCCCTTGACCGGCTTGAACAACCGCCAGGCCATGTTGCGCGACCTGGACCGGGAACGCGAGCGAGCCTTGCGCACCGGCCAGCCCTGTTGCATCGGCTTGGCCGACCTGGACCGCTTCAAGAGCGTCAACGATACCTTCGGCCATACGGCGGGCGATGCGGTACTGCTGTTCGCCGCCGAGTGCTTCCTGGCCCACGTGCGGCCTTACGACTCGGTCTACCGCTACGGCGGCGAGGAGTTCCTGTTCTGCCTTCCCGACACCGACCTGAAGGCGGCGCGGGTGGTGCTGGAACGCGTCCGCCACGAACTGGAAAAACGCCCGGCCCCCTTACCCTCCGGCGAGGACCTACCGGTGACGTCTTCCTTCGGAGTGGCGGAAGTCCATCCTTCCTGCAGCCTCCAGCGCACCATCGAACTGGCCGATCAGGCGCTCTACGAGGCGAAGGAAACCGGCCGCAACAAGGTCGTGGGCTGGGATGGGGCCCCCGAACCGGACGCATTGGCGGAATAGCGCGGAAAGCGAGGCCGGCATCCGATCTGGATGGCGCTAAACAGCGCATGGTGCTATATATCGCTCATGATTACGTCCGAACAGGTCCGCGCCGCCAGAGCGCTTCTCCGCATCGGGCAGGATGATCTGGCTCGTCGCGCCCATATTTCCGCCGCCACCATTCGTCGGCTGGAGGCGTTCAACGGCGTTCAGCGGGTCTCTCCCGGCACGGTGAAAGAGGTTCAGCGGGCGCTGGAGGAGGCGGGGGCGGAATTCATCGACGACGGTGTTCGCCGCCGCCCGGCACGGGACCGCGCCAGGGCGGATGAACTGTTTGCCGACATCATGGCGATTGCCCGTCACGGAGCGGCCCGTCCAGTGATCGATCCCGGCTTTTCCGAGGCGGATCTCTACGGCGACGACGGCCTGCCATCGTGATCGTTCTCGACACCTCCGCCGTGGTGGCGTTGCTTCGGGGCGAGGACGACGCACCGCGGATTGCGCGGGCCATCGCCGATGCCGATGGCTGTATGCTGTCGGCGGTCAGCCACCTGGAAGCCGCCATGGTGCTGATCGGTCGGTCGGGAGCCGGCGCCGCCGATGACCTCGACACCCTGATCGAGCGGGTCGGAATCGAGGTGATGCCGTTTGATCGTCGTCAGTCCGAGCTTGCCCGCGACGCCTTCCTGCGGTTCGGCAAGGGGCGTCACCCTGCCGCCCTCAACTTCGGCGACTGTGCCGCCTACGCCCTTGCTGCCGGGCGTGGGTTGCCGCTGCTGTTCAAGGGCAACGATTTCTCCCAGAGCGATATTCAGGCCGTCCTGGCATAGCAAGAGCGATCAGGGCTCGGTGGTGGCGGTGACGGGGGGCATGGGAGGTTCGGCGGGAATCAGCTTGAGCCCCGGAGGAATGCCGGCATGGGAGTCATGGTCGACATGACTGCGGTGC from Magnetospirillum sp. WYHS-4 encodes the following:
- a CDS encoding type II toxin-antitoxin system VapC family toxin — translated: MIVLDTSAVVALLRGEDDAPRIARAIADADGCMLSAVSHLEAAMVLIGRSGAGAADDLDTLIERVGIEVMPFDRRQSELARDAFLRFGKGRHPAALNFGDCAAYALAAGRGLPLLFKGNDFSQSDIQAVLA
- a CDS encoding diguanylate cyclase — translated: MPHRRPVLPPPVTTQDILEELDRAVNDHLAWLGQWHRSLLCPGEPSPHDLAYDPHHLCRFGSWYVKHQHQGLVNQPAIRNLARLHREMHDRAAGLAATAGRGQTLARVDYDAFMDQTRTFVAQTRRLEKAFAHASSDLDPLTGLNNRQAMLRDLDRERERALRTGQPCCIGLADLDRFKSVNDTFGHTAGDAVLLFAAECFLAHVRPYDSVYRYGGEEFLFCLPDTDLKAARVVLERVRHELEKRPAPLPSGEDLPVTSSFGVAEVHPSCSLQRTIELADQALYEAKETGRNKVVGWDGAPEPDALAE
- a CDS encoding helix-turn-helix domain-containing protein → MITSEQVRAARALLRIGQDDLARRAHISAATIRRLEAFNGVQRVSPGTVKEVQRALEEAGAEFIDDGVRRRPARDRARADELFADIMAIARHGAARPVIDPGFSEADLYGDDGLPS